One genomic window of Micromonospora sp. WMMD1128 includes the following:
- the trpD gene encoding anthranilate phosphoribosyltransferase — MGERTWPLLLNALLRGEELSTADTAWAMGEIMAGSATPAQIAGFVVALRTKGETPSELGGLVETMLTRAVPVRLPEDVRATALDVVGTGGDLAHTVNISTMAALVAAGAGVRVVKHGNRAASSSCGTADVLEQLGVPLDLTPEQVARCVTEAGIGFCFAARFHPGMRHTGPVRREIGIPTAFNFLGPLTNPARPRAAAVGCFDRRMAPVMAAVFAARGDSAVVLRGEDGLDEFSTGAPTRVWVAQQGAVREVLLDATELGVPRATLADLRGGDAVHNADVVRRLLAGETGPVRDAVLVNAAAALATQGPLDGDLHEALRANLGRAAESVDSGAAAAVLDRWLDVARAA; from the coding sequence ATGGGCGAACGGACCTGGCCGCTTCTGCTCAACGCGCTGCTGCGCGGCGAGGAGCTCTCCACCGCCGACACCGCCTGGGCGATGGGCGAGATCATGGCCGGCTCGGCCACCCCGGCCCAGATCGCCGGCTTCGTCGTGGCGTTGCGCACCAAAGGCGAGACACCGTCCGAGTTGGGCGGCCTGGTCGAGACGATGCTGACCCGCGCGGTGCCGGTGCGCCTGCCCGAGGACGTCCGCGCCACCGCGCTCGACGTGGTGGGCACCGGCGGGGACCTCGCCCACACGGTCAACATCTCCACCATGGCGGCGCTCGTGGCCGCCGGCGCCGGGGTACGCGTGGTCAAGCACGGCAACCGGGCCGCCTCCTCCTCCTGCGGCACCGCGGACGTGCTGGAGCAGCTCGGGGTGCCCCTCGACCTGACGCCGGAGCAGGTGGCCCGCTGCGTCACCGAGGCCGGCATCGGTTTCTGCTTCGCCGCCCGGTTCCACCCGGGCATGCGGCACACCGGCCCGGTACGGCGGGAGATCGGCATCCCCACGGCGTTCAACTTTCTCGGTCCGCTGACCAACCCGGCACGGCCCCGCGCGGCTGCGGTCGGCTGCTTCGACCGGCGGATGGCACCTGTGATGGCGGCCGTCTTCGCGGCCCGCGGCGACTCGGCGGTCGTGCTGCGCGGCGAGGACGGGCTGGACGAGTTCAGCACCGGCGCCCCGACCCGCGTCTGGGTCGCCCAGCAGGGCGCCGTCCGGGAGGTGCTGCTGGACGCGACGGAGCTCGGGGTGCCCCGGGCCACCCTGGCGGACCTGCGGGGCGGAGACGCGGTCCACAACGCCGACGTGGTCCGGCGGCTGCTGGCCGGCGAGACCGGCCCGGTGCGGGACGCCGTGCTGGTGAACGCCGCGGCGGCACTGGCGACCCAGGGTCCACTCGACGGTGACCTGCACGAGGCGCTGCGCGCCAACCTCGGCCGGGCCGCCGAGTCGGTCGACTCGGGTGCCGCCGCAGCCGTGCTGGACCGCTGGCTGGACGTCGCGCGCGCCGCCTGA
- a CDS encoding cytochrome c oxidase assembly protein has product MLAATSATLAAGGEAAPPPFTVARVLTETRLESWLTLGLVLAAGLYLYGVHRLRLRGDRWPVLRTVAFLGPGLGGIALVTVSGLGAYDTALLSVHMVQHMVLAMVAPIFLALGAPVTLALRTLPVRPRKRLLAVVHSRVARIYTFPLVAFAIFVANPFVLYFTNLYEFTLRHEWAHELVHAHFILTGCVFFWPLLGLDPLPGRWPYPARALLMLLSVPFHTVLGLTIMQSATLLGGDWYPSLNLAWSDPRNDQVVAGGILWAGGEFVSVTMLAVLVVQWIKQSEREARRLDRELDRQEARERAAEASAGAGPTG; this is encoded by the coding sequence ATCCTGGCCGCCACCTCGGCGACCCTGGCCGCCGGAGGCGAGGCCGCCCCGCCGCCGTTCACCGTGGCCCGGGTGCTCACCGAGACGCGGCTGGAGAGCTGGCTCACCCTCGGCCTGGTGCTCGCCGCCGGGCTCTACCTCTACGGGGTGCACCGGCTGCGGCTGCGCGGCGACCGCTGGCCGGTGCTCCGCACGGTGGCGTTCCTCGGCCCTGGGCTGGGCGGCATCGCCCTGGTCACGGTCAGCGGGCTCGGCGCGTACGACACCGCACTGCTCTCCGTGCACATGGTGCAGCACATGGTGCTGGCCATGGTCGCGCCGATCTTCCTGGCCCTCGGCGCCCCGGTGACGCTGGCGCTGCGCACGCTGCCGGTGCGACCCCGCAAGCGGCTGCTCGCGGTCGTGCACAGCCGGGTGGCCCGGATCTACACCTTCCCGCTCGTGGCGTTCGCCATCTTCGTGGCGAACCCGTTCGTGCTCTACTTCACCAACCTCTACGAGTTCACCCTGCGGCACGAGTGGGCGCACGAGCTGGTGCACGCCCACTTCATCCTGACCGGCTGCGTCTTCTTCTGGCCGCTGCTCGGCCTGGACCCGCTACCCGGCCGCTGGCCCTACCCGGCCCGCGCGCTGCTCATGCTGCTGTCCGTGCCGTTCCACACCGTGCTCGGGCTCACCATCATGCAGAGCGCCACGCTGCTCGGCGGCGACTGGTACCCGTCGCTGAACCTGGCCTGGTCCGACCCCCGCAACGACCAGGTGGTCGCCGGTGGCATCCTCTGGGCCGGCGGCGAGTTCGTCAGCGTCACCATGCTCGCCGTGCTCGTGGTGCAGTGGATCAAACAGTCCGAGCGCGAGGCCCGCCGGCTCGACCGCGAGCTCGACCGCCAGGAGGCCCGCGAACGCGCTGCCGAGGCGAGCGCCGGGGCCGGGCCCACGGGCTGA
- a CDS encoding heme-copper oxidase subunit III: MTAAPAIDKSRIHSLTRPNMVSVGTIVWLSSELMFFAALFAMYFSIRAAAPEQWEKHTEVLNIPYATTFTVILVLSSVTCQLGVFAAEKGDVHALRRWFTITFVMGLIFVLGQANEYRTLVHEGVKINEDGYGSMFYLTTGFHGLHVTGGLIAFIIFMVRTTMGRFTPAQATSAIVVSYYWHFVDVVWIGLYAMIYWLQ, from the coding sequence GTGACTGCGGCCCCAGCCATTGACAAGAGCCGGATCCATTCTCTGACGCGGCCCAACATGGTCAGCGTCGGGACGATCGTCTGGCTCTCCAGCGAACTCATGTTCTTCGCGGCGCTGTTCGCGATGTACTTCTCGATCCGCGCGGCGGCGCCGGAGCAGTGGGAGAAGCACACCGAGGTTCTGAACATCCCGTACGCGACCACCTTCACGGTGATCCTCGTGCTTTCCTCGGTGACCTGCCAGCTCGGTGTCTTCGCGGCCGAGAAGGGCGACGTCCACGCCCTGCGCCGGTGGTTCACGATCACCTTCGTGATGGGTCTGATCTTCGTGCTCGGCCAGGCGAACGAGTACCGGACCCTGGTGCACGAGGGCGTCAAGATCAACGAAGACGGTTACGGCTCGATGTTCTACCTGACCACGGGCTTCCACGGTCTGCACGTGACCGGCGGTCTGATCGCCTTCATCATCTTCATGGTCCGGACCACCATGGGCCGGTTCACCCCGGCCCAGGCCACCTCGGCGATCGTCGTGTCCTACTACTGGCACTTCGTCGACGTCGTGTGGATCGGGCTGTACGCCATGATCTACTGGCTTCAGTGA
- a CDS encoding c-type cytochrome yields the protein MTSDNDRRRGLLARLRGRPVARSRGRRRLGAAVRLAAALMLAGGAYTVFAPGVQAQDNPPLTAAANEGKALFDVSCVTCHGRNAQGVEGRGPSLIGVGSASVEFQVGSGRMPMARQEAQAMRKPPQFTDEQVRQLGQYIQELGGGPQVPSGNLRDGANMSTGGELFRINCSQCHAFGGGGGALSSGKYAPSLKPASDRQIYAAMLSGPQNMPVFGDNQITPEEKADIIAYIQETLKSDQDQGGFNLGRYGPSTEGLAIFLVGIVALVFTSLWIAGKS from the coding sequence ATGACTTCTGACAACGACCGCCGACGCGGTCTGCTCGCGCGACTGCGCGGGCGGCCCGTAGCGCGCAGCAGGGGCCGCCGCCGGCTGGGCGCCGCGGTCCGGCTGGCCGCCGCGCTGATGCTTGCCGGCGGCGCCTACACCGTTTTCGCCCCGGGCGTGCAGGCGCAGGACAACCCGCCCCTGACCGCCGCCGCCAACGAGGGCAAGGCGCTGTTCGACGTGAGCTGTGTGACCTGTCACGGTCGCAACGCCCAGGGCGTCGAGGGTAGGGGGCCGAGCCTGATCGGCGTCGGGTCGGCGTCGGTCGAGTTCCAGGTCGGCAGCGGTCGCATGCCGATGGCCCGGCAGGAGGCCCAGGCCATGCGCAAGCCTCCGCAGTTCACCGACGAGCAGGTGCGCCAGCTCGGCCAGTACATCCAGGAGCTCGGCGGCGGCCCGCAGGTGCCGTCGGGCAACCTGCGTGACGGCGCCAACATGTCCACCGGCGGCGAGCTGTTCCGGATCAACTGCTCGCAGTGCCACGCGTTCGGCGGCGGCGGCGGCGCCCTTTCCTCGGGCAAGTACGCGCCGAGCCTGAAGCCGGCAAGCGACCGGCAGATCTACGCCGCCATGCTGAGCGGCCCGCAGAACATGCCGGTGTTCGGCGACAACCAGATCACGCCGGAGGAGAAGGCGGACATCATCGCCTACATCCAGGAGACGCTGAAGAGCGACCAGGACCAGGGCGGGTTCAACCTGGGCCGGTACGGCCCGTCGACCGAGGGCCTGGCGATCTTCCTGGTCGGCATCGTCGCGCTGGTCTTCACCAGCCTGTGGATCGCGGGCAAGTCGTGA
- a CDS encoding Rieske 2Fe-2S domain-containing protein has product MSTHTEHQAPQGREPVDVNDPRLSRFDVVLEGARRDDIEIVHYEEQVVPGSRAERRLTRTVALMFLLTGVAATAFLVIYIWWPWQWEAGRGGDKLYTPLLGLTLGLALLGIGFGILTWGKKLLPKEVSIQDRHDQAANPQDRKITGETMLYLADELGVKRRPLLGISLLAGLAPVGAVAAAPLIGGLIEQPHKDNQMFTTGFAPAEGGEKIRLIREDGRPIRPADVSVGGQLTVFPGIEGGVSNKHADSPTLLIHLREDDAQKSRAANERKGRGDFMWGNFVAYSKICTHAGCPASLYEQQTNRLLCPCHQSQFLITDNAKPIFGPANRPLPQLPIEVDEEGFFVARSDYTETIGPDFWERP; this is encoded by the coding sequence ATGAGCACCCACACCGAGCACCAGGCCCCGCAGGGCCGGGAGCCGGTCGACGTGAACGACCCCCGGCTCTCCCGGTTCGACGTCGTCCTGGAGGGCGCCCGTCGGGACGACATCGAGATCGTCCACTACGAGGAGCAGGTGGTCCCGGGCAGCCGGGCGGAGCGCCGGCTGACCCGTACGGTCGCCCTGATGTTCCTGCTGACCGGCGTCGCCGCCACCGCCTTCCTGGTGATCTACATCTGGTGGCCGTGGCAGTGGGAGGCCGGCCGGGGCGGCGACAAGCTCTACACCCCGCTGCTCGGCCTGACCCTCGGCCTGGCTCTCCTCGGCATCGGCTTCGGCATCCTCACCTGGGGCAAGAAGCTGCTGCCCAAGGAGGTCTCGATCCAGGACCGGCACGACCAGGCCGCCAACCCGCAGGATCGCAAGATCACCGGCGAGACGATGCTCTACCTGGCCGACGAGCTCGGCGTGAAGCGTCGTCCGCTGCTCGGCATCTCGCTGCTCGCCGGCCTCGCGCCGGTCGGCGCGGTCGCCGCGGCGCCGCTCATCGGCGGTCTGATCGAGCAGCCGCACAAGGACAACCAGATGTTCACCACCGGCTTCGCGCCGGCCGAGGGCGGCGAGAAGATCCGGCTGATCCGCGAGGACGGCCGGCCGATCCGCCCGGCGGACGTCAGCGTCGGCGGCCAGCTCACCGTGTTCCCGGGCATCGAGGGCGGGGTCAGCAACAAGCACGCCGACTCGCCGACCCTGCTGATCCACCTGCGCGAGGACGACGCGCAGAAGTCGCGCGCCGCCAACGAGCGCAAGGGTCGCGGCGACTTCATGTGGGGCAACTTCGTCGCATACTCCAAGATCTGCACCCACGCCGGATGCCCGGCGAGCCTCTACGAGCAGCAGACCAACCGCCTGCTCTGCCCCTGCCACCAGTCCCAGTTCCTCATCACCGACAACGCCAAGCCGATCTTCGGCCCGGCGAACCGGCCGCTGCCGCAGCTGCCGATCGAGGTGGACGAGGAGGGCTTCTTCGTGGCGAGGTCCGACTACACCGAGACCATCGGTCCCGACTTCTGGGAGCGGCCATGA
- a CDS encoding cytochrome b N-terminal domain-containing protein: protein MKRRKFDAAALPAKTAGAVDDRFQVATPLRRLLNKVFPDHWSFLLGEIALFSFVILLLTGVFLTFFYEPAMTEVTYDGSYAPLRGTPMSAAYASSLDISFDVRGGLIMRQMHHWSALLFMAAIVVHMLRIFFTGAFRKPREANWIIGSLLFWVGFLAGFTGYSLPDDGLSGTGLRIASGIILSIPVIGSWVSSSIFGGEFPGTIIISRFFIAHVLLIPGLLVALISVHLGLVFKQKHTQWPGPGRTNDNVVGERMFPRYALKQGGFFMVVFGVVALMGGLFQINPIWYFGPYEAWVVSAASQPDWYVMFLDGSTRLMPGWEISIPIGDGYVIPPLFWPTVVLPGILVGLSTMYPFLEARRLKDYRHHNLLQRPRDVPARTAVGAMAVAFYVVLTLSGANDVIADKFHISLNAMTWAGRVGLLVIPPLAYYVTYRLCLGLQQHDREVLAHGVETGIIKRLPDGRFVEVHQPLTSADGHDGHAPALDYAGWVVPKKMNRLGALGPAIRGFFYPIEKPAEAPVSPGHPPVEPRGEREQISSGEGRR from the coding sequence ATGAAGCGCCGAAAGTTCGATGCGGCCGCGCTGCCGGCCAAGACCGCCGGGGCGGTGGACGACCGGTTCCAGGTCGCCACGCCGCTGCGCCGGCTGCTGAACAAGGTCTTCCCCGACCACTGGTCCTTCCTGCTCGGCGAGATCGCGCTCTTCTCGTTCGTGATCCTGCTGCTGACCGGTGTGTTCCTGACCTTCTTCTACGAGCCGGCGATGACCGAGGTGACCTACGACGGCAGCTACGCGCCGTTGCGGGGCACCCCGATGTCCGCCGCGTACGCCTCCAGCCTGGACATCTCGTTCGATGTCCGGGGTGGCCTGATCATGCGGCAGATGCACCACTGGTCGGCGCTGCTGTTCATGGCCGCGATCGTGGTGCACATGCTCCGGATCTTCTTCACCGGCGCCTTCCGCAAGCCGCGTGAGGCCAACTGGATCATCGGCTCGCTGCTGTTCTGGGTGGGCTTCCTGGCCGGCTTCACCGGCTACTCGCTGCCGGACGACGGCCTGTCCGGCACCGGTCTGCGGATCGCCTCCGGCATCATCCTGTCGATCCCGGTGATCGGCTCCTGGGTCAGCTCGTCGATCTTCGGCGGGGAGTTCCCCGGCACGATCATCATCAGCCGCTTCTTCATCGCCCACGTGCTGCTCATCCCGGGTCTGCTGGTGGCGCTGATCAGCGTGCACCTGGGCCTGGTGTTCAAGCAGAAGCACACCCAGTGGCCCGGCCCCGGCCGGACCAACGACAACGTGGTCGGCGAGCGGATGTTCCCGCGCTACGCGCTCAAGCAGGGCGGCTTCTTCATGGTCGTCTTCGGCGTGGTCGCGCTGATGGGCGGTCTCTTCCAGATCAACCCGATCTGGTACTTCGGCCCGTACGAGGCGTGGGTGGTCTCGGCGGCCAGCCAGCCCGACTGGTACGTCATGTTCCTCGACGGCTCGACCCGACTCATGCCGGGTTGGGAGATCAGCATTCCGATCGGCGACGGGTACGTCATCCCGCCGTTGTTCTGGCCGACGGTCGTGCTCCCGGGCATCCTGGTGGGCCTGTCGACGATGTACCCGTTCCTGGAGGCACGCCGCCTCAAGGACTACCGGCACCACAACCTGCTCCAGCGGCCCCGGGACGTGCCGGCACGGACCGCGGTCGGCGCCATGGCGGTCGCCTTCTACGTGGTGTTGACGCTCTCCGGCGCCAACGACGTGATCGCCGACAAGTTCCACATCAGTTTGAACGCGATGACGTGGGCCGGGCGGGTGGGCCTGCTGGTGATCCCGCCGCTTGCCTACTACGTCACCTACCGGCTCTGCCTGGGTCTCCAGCAGCACGACCGGGAGGTGCTGGCCCACGGCGTGGAGACCGGCATCATCAAGCGGCTGCCCGACGGCCGGTTCGTCGAGGTCCACCAGCCGCTCACGTCGGCCGACGGGCACGACGGCCACGCGCCGGCGCTCGACTACGCCGGCTGGGTGGTGCCGAAGAAGATGAACCGGCTCGGTGCCCTCGGGCCGGCGATCCGGGGCTTCTTCTACCCGATCGAGAAGCCGGCCGAGGCGCCCGTCTCGCCGGGTCACCCCCCGGTGGAGCCCCGCGGAGAGCGGGAGCAGATCAGCAGCGGCGAGGGCCGACGCTGA
- a CDS encoding DUF4142 domain-containing protein, with protein sequence MWGIKRLGLLAALVVVGLAPAAATQAAAQPSTQDTQYLQALHQVNLFEITAGNLAQQKGHNQQVKDLGKMFVTDHTQLDQTVKSTAQQLNVQLPADPTADQQKVLDKLNGLNGAQFDKAWVTAQLAGHVQAIQATQTEISQGSEQSVVQIAQDALPVLQAHYDALVALAQTLGVPVPQTSGSGTPSPGGTESPGTGGTESPAPGGTGTEEPAPGTTETPAPAQS encoded by the coding sequence ATGTGGGGAATCAAACGCCTGGGCCTGCTGGCCGCGCTGGTGGTGGTGGGACTGGCGCCGGCCGCGGCGACGCAGGCGGCGGCGCAGCCGTCGACGCAGGACACCCAGTATCTGCAGGCGTTGCACCAGGTCAACCTGTTCGAGATCACCGCCGGTAACCTGGCCCAGCAGAAGGGCCACAACCAGCAGGTCAAGGACCTGGGCAAGATGTTCGTCACGGACCACACCCAGCTGGACCAGACCGTGAAGTCGACCGCCCAGCAGCTCAACGTGCAGTTGCCGGCGGACCCGACGGCCGACCAGCAGAAGGTCCTCGACAAGCTGAACGGCCTCAACGGGGCCCAGTTCGACAAGGCGTGGGTGACCGCCCAGCTCGCCGGCCACGTCCAGGCGATCCAGGCCACCCAGACCGAGATCTCACAGGGCTCCGAGCAGTCCGTGGTGCAGATCGCCCAGGACGCGCTGCCGGTCCTCCAGGCGCACTACGACGCGCTGGTGGCCCTGGCCCAGACCCTGGGCGTCCCGGTGCCGCAGACCAGCGGCAGCGGCACGCCCAGCCCGGGCGGCACCGAGTCGCCGGGAACGGGCGGCACCGAGTCGCCGGCTCCGGGCGGCACCGGGACCGAGGAGCCCGCTCCGGGCACCACGGAGACCCCGGCGCCCGCGCAGAGCTGA
- a CDS encoding Lrp/AsnC ligand binding domain-containing protein: MITAIVLIDCATDSIPEVAENLANLPGVSEVYSVAGHVDLIAMVRVREFEQIAQVIAGSISKVPGVLNTESHIAFRAYSQHDLEAAFAIGLENTD; encoded by the coding sequence GTGATCACCGCGATCGTGCTGATCGACTGCGCCACCGACTCCATCCCCGAGGTGGCCGAGAACCTGGCCAACCTGCCCGGCGTCAGCGAGGTCTACTCGGTGGCCGGGCACGTCGACCTGATCGCCATGGTCCGGGTCCGCGAGTTCGAGCAGATTGCCCAGGTCATCGCCGGCAGCATCTCCAAGGTGCCCGGCGTGCTGAACACCGAGTCGCACATCGCGTTCCGCGCCTACTCGCAGCACGACCTGGAGGCGGCGTTCGCGATCGGGCTCGAAAACACCGACTGA
- a CDS encoding sugar phosphate nucleotidyltransferase yields the protein MAAVEVCAVVLAAGEGTRLRPLTERVPKALCPVANVPLLDRALARLAGLGLTGPDRVAVNACHLGGQVVARVGDRAHLSVEPGDPLGTAGGVGRLRDWIAGRGVLVGNADAYLADPAAPPGADVAALLDGWDGRSVRLLGQPADDPDAPGTFAGHRFVGFSLLPWRLVRDLPPEFGDLVRAVWRPAEAAGALTVVPYRGTFYDTGTPADYLAANLHAAGPDGLVDPAATVDGPVTRSVVGAGARVHGTVDRSVIWPGATVAAGERLHGVIRAGADLTVPAAR from the coding sequence TTGGCGGCCGTCGAGGTGTGCGCGGTGGTGCTGGCGGCCGGCGAGGGCACCCGGCTGCGCCCGCTGACCGAGCGGGTGCCGAAGGCGCTCTGCCCGGTCGCGAACGTGCCGCTGCTCGACCGGGCGCTGGCCCGACTGGCCGGGCTCGGGCTGACCGGCCCGGACCGGGTCGCGGTGAACGCCTGCCACCTGGGCGGTCAGGTGGTCGCCCGGGTCGGCGACCGGGCGCACCTGTCGGTCGAGCCCGGCGATCCGCTGGGCACCGCGGGCGGCGTGGGCCGGTTACGGGACTGGATCGCGGGGCGGGGCGTGCTTGTCGGCAACGCCGACGCGTACCTCGCCGATCCGGCGGCCCCGCCCGGTGCGGACGTGGCCGCGCTGCTCGACGGCTGGGACGGGCGGAGCGTACGCCTGCTCGGTCAGCCGGCGGACGACCCGGACGCCCCCGGCACCTTCGCCGGCCACCGCTTCGTCGGGTTCTCGCTGTTGCCCTGGCGGCTGGTCCGCGACCTGCCGCCGGAGTTCGGTGATCTGGTCCGGGCGGTGTGGCGGCCGGCGGAGGCGGCCGGCGCGCTGACCGTGGTCCCCTACCGGGGGACGTTCTACGACACCGGCACGCCGGCCGACTACCTGGCCGCGAACCTGCACGCCGCCGGGCCGGACGGGCTGGTCGACCCGGCTGCGACGGTGGACGGGCCGGTCACCCGCTCGGTGGTCGGCGCGGGCGCGCGGGTGCACGGCACGGTGGACCGGTCGGTGATCTGGCCGGGTGCGACGGTCGCCGCCGGGGAACGCCTCCACGGCGTGATCCGGGCCGGTGCCGACCTGACCGTCCCGGCCGCGCGGTGA
- a CDS encoding NUDIX domain-containing protein produces MIPRARATGRALGYRVFYRLPVPLRRRLVRLAVPKYIVGAVTLVRDTEADGAGRILLLRQPPGYSWTLPAGLLQRGEAPVAGAARELHEESGVRLSPDLLRPAVPNAVVHAKGWVDMVFEAEVPASRTELTVDGAEVLEAAWHPLDDLPRLSRATANLLAHYGIGPRAGEVPPTPPAS; encoded by the coding sequence ATGATCCCCCGCGCGCGTGCCACCGGACGGGCCCTCGGCTACCGGGTTTTCTACCGGCTCCCGGTCCCGTTGCGGCGGCGGCTGGTCCGGCTGGCCGTCCCGAAGTACATCGTGGGCGCGGTCACGCTGGTCCGGGACACCGAGGCCGACGGCGCGGGTCGGATCCTGCTGCTGCGCCAGCCGCCCGGCTACAGCTGGACCCTGCCGGCCGGCCTGCTGCAACGCGGTGAGGCGCCGGTGGCCGGCGCCGCCCGGGAGTTGCACGAGGAGTCCGGCGTCCGGCTCTCCCCCGACCTGCTCCGGCCGGCCGTGCCGAACGCGGTGGTGCACGCCAAGGGCTGGGTCGACATGGTCTTCGAGGCGGAGGTGCCGGCGTCGCGCACCGAGCTGACGGTGGACGGGGCGGAGGTCCTCGAGGCCGCCTGGCACCCGTTGGACGACCTGCCCCGGCTCAGCCGCGCCACCGCCAACCTGCTCGCCCACTACGGCATCGGCCCGCGCGCCGGCGAGGTCCCGCCGACGCCGCCCGCCTCGTGA
- a CDS encoding RelA/SpoT family protein, producing MDVDAGHGAALGGSLPTQGELPLTRRLRSLLTWPTADGDPVTALVRAHRGIHPSADASVLRRAYTIADNMHRGQFRKSGEPYITHPFAVAQICADLGMDTTTLVAALLHDTVEDTRYTLQALQEDFGREVAHLVDGVTKFDKAFYGTAAEAETVRKMIVAAGKDVRVLVIKLADRLHNMRTLGVRSAASRERIARKTLEVLVPLCDRLGIQTLKRELDDVVLLHLRPEEHARIARFVHDRPGWDAYLADVVARTRVALRRSRVDAEVSPRPRHLYSIWKDTVAGDHTAPFDLPRIAIVVDGPPTDCYAALGAVHGLWRPVPGRFKDFIASPKNNLYRSLHTSVCGPQDRTVEVLIRTTEMHRSAEYGVAAHYRFPAAADRAAARADELAWLRRVLDWEQGTVDPTQFMASLRCDLAEAQIQVVADGRQVVLPAGATPVDLAYELGTERGDHCLAARINGRLAPLSSELEEGDVVEIFTESDAESGFEADVAPRGPRREWLGFVKSPHAQMQINRWFAEHTEPGISIADKVRLGRASIGLALRTHNRGLASDLPLLRLSEELGYPDLETLLVAVFDRSVEPDTVVRQLIDLVDHRQ from the coding sequence GTGGACGTCGACGCCGGACACGGCGCCGCCCTGGGCGGCTCCCTTCCGACCCAGGGAGAGCTGCCGCTCACCCGCCGGTTGCGCTCGCTGCTCACCTGGCCCACCGCCGACGGCGACCCGGTCACCGCCCTGGTCCGCGCGCACCGCGGCATCCACCCCAGCGCCGACGCCTCGGTGCTGCGCCGGGCGTACACGATCGCCGACAACATGCACCGTGGTCAGTTCCGCAAGAGCGGCGAGCCCTACATCACCCACCCGTTCGCGGTGGCACAGATCTGCGCCGACCTCGGCATGGACACCACCACCCTGGTCGCGGCGCTGCTGCACGACACGGTGGAGGACACCCGCTACACCCTCCAGGCGCTCCAGGAGGACTTCGGCCGCGAGGTGGCCCACCTGGTCGACGGGGTGACCAAGTTCGACAAGGCGTTCTACGGCACGGCCGCCGAGGCGGAGACCGTCCGCAAGATGATCGTGGCGGCGGGCAAGGACGTACGGGTGCTCGTCATCAAGCTCGCCGACCGGCTGCACAACATGCGCACGCTCGGGGTTCGCTCCGCCGCCTCCCGCGAGCGGATCGCCCGCAAGACGCTTGAGGTGCTGGTCCCGCTCTGCGACCGGCTGGGCATCCAGACCCTCAAACGCGAGCTGGACGACGTGGTGCTGCTGCACCTGCGGCCCGAGGAGCACGCGCGGATCGCCCGGTTCGTGCACGACCGGCCGGGCTGGGACGCCTACCTGGCCGACGTGGTGGCCCGCACCCGGGTGGCGCTACGCCGCAGCCGGGTGGACGCCGAGGTCTCCCCCCGCCCCCGGCACCTCTACTCGATCTGGAAGGACACCGTCGCCGGCGACCACACCGCCCCCTTCGACCTGCCTCGCATCGCCATCGTGGTGGACGGCCCGCCGACCGACTGCTATGCCGCGCTCGGCGCCGTGCACGGGCTCTGGCGTCCGGTGCCGGGCCGCTTCAAGGACTTCATCGCCTCCCCGAAGAACAACCTCTACCGGTCGTTGCACACGAGCGTCTGCGGCCCGCAGGACCGTACGGTGGAGGTGCTGATCCGCACCACCGAGATGCACCGCTCCGCGGAGTACGGCGTGGCCGCGCACTACCGCTTCCCGGCGGCGGCGGACCGGGCCGCCGCCCGGGCGGACGAGTTGGCCTGGCTGCGCCGGGTGCTCGACTGGGAGCAGGGGACCGTCGACCCGACCCAGTTCATGGCGTCGCTGCGCTGCGACCTGGCCGAGGCGCAAATCCAGGTGGTCGCCGACGGCCGGCAGGTCGTGCTGCCGGCCGGCGCCACCCCGGTCGACCTCGCGTACGAGCTGGGCACCGAACGCGGCGACCATTGCCTCGCCGCCCGGATCAACGGCCGGTTGGCCCCGCTCTCCTCCGAGCTGGAGGAGGGCGACGTGGTGGAGATCTTCACCGAAAGCGACGCCGAGAGCGGCTTCGAGGCCGACGTGGCCCCGCGCGGGCCGCGCCGGGAGTGGCTGGGCTTCGTCAAGTCGCCGCACGCGCAGATGCAGATCAACAGGTGGTTCGCCGAGCACACCGAGCCGGGCATCTCGATCGCCGACAAGGTCCGCCTCGGCCGGGCCTCGATCGGCCTGGCGCTGCGTACGCACAACCGGGGCCTCGCCAGCGACCTGCCGCTGCTGCGGCTCTCCGAGGAGCTGGGTTATCCCGACCTGGAGACGCTGCTGGTGGCCGTCTTCGACCGCTCGGTCGAGCCCGACACGGTGGTCCGACAGCTGATCGACCTGGTCGACCATCGGCAGTGA